Proteins from a genomic interval of Scylla paramamosain isolate STU-SP2022 chromosome 26, ASM3559412v1, whole genome shotgun sequence:
- the LOC135113483 gene encoding glutamate receptor ionotropic, delta-1-like, which yields MLTLTSDKSLFPNKFYVFGSAPTLTVAIEVLPHNRISWLEDPDAPGGRRLLYSGYVDNIVRHFAKALNFTPLYALSPERTFGTRLPDGSWTGLIGMVVRQEADFAPGPFIISPVRREAVDHSTILRNGNLRILSGLSRLTIDPWGFLLPLTPLVWAVTLAALLGVLLLLQLFPSCLPGRSLLHGGWSDNTFSPVRVLLQQGEASGTVQGPSCWRLPCVLKVSVLSGSSSRAIMKTNSASLTPNADVVRPAEWWWWERLVLGLWMLTTLVLAKSYSGNLMSLLAVKYLPQPFQTLRDILDHPHVAMIGQKHSNFEQNLRDVKSGLFKEVASLEGKGRLEFHTQSQYLKSLDNLVRRGHHVLVDVDVNLKSLIGLDFSQEGQCDFYISRDGFLPYSAVMIFQKTSPLTQSFNKRQGVASCQTHNA from the exons ATGCTAACTCTCACATCAGACAAATCACTTTTTCCCAAtaagttttatgt GTTTGGCTCAGCCCCGACCCTCACGGTGGCCATCGAGGTGCTGCCTCACAACAGGATATCGTGGCTGGAGGACCCAGACGCGCCTGGCGGTCGTCGCCTGCTTTACTCGGGATACGTGGACAACATCGTGAGGCACTTCGCCAAGGCGCTCAACTTCAC GCCGCTGTATGCGCTGTCGCCCGAGAGAACCTTCGGCACCAGGCTGCCTGACGGGTCCTGGACGGGCCTGATAGGCATGGTGGTGCGCCAG GAGGCAGACTTCGCGCCGGGCCCCTTCATCATCAGTCCCGTGCGGAGAGAGGCGGTGGACCATTCAACAATACTGCGTAATGGAAACCTGAGGATACTGAGCGGCCTGTCAAGACTGACGATTGACCCGTGGGGCTTCCTGCTGCCCCTCACGCCCCTGGTGTGGGCAGTCACCCTGGCGGCGTTGCTGggggtgctcctcctcctgcaactgTTTCCATCCTGCCTGCCCGGCAGGTCGCTCCTCCACGGCGGCTGGTCTGACAACACCTTCAGCCCTGTGCGCGTCCTCCTGCAGCAAGGTGAGGCCTCGGGGACCGTGCAGGGCCCCTCCTGCTGGAGGCTGCCTTGCGTCTTGAAGGTTTCCGTGCTCTCAGGGAGCAGCAGTCGTGCCATAATGAAGACTAActctgcctcactcactcccaacGCAGACGTGGTGAGGCCtgcggagtggtggtggtgggagcgtCTGGTGCTGGGGCTGTGGATGCTGACGACGCTGGTGCTGGCCAAGAGCTACTCCGGCAACCTCATGTCCCTGCTGGCTGTCAAGTATCTGCCGCAGCCCTTCCAGACCCTGAGGGACATTCTGGATCACCCGCACGTCGCCATGATAGGACAAAAACATTCTAATTTTGAGCAAAATCTTAGG GACGTCAAGTCAGGCTTGTTCAAGGAAGTAGCGAGTCTTGAAGGCAAAGGTCGCCTGGAGTTCCACACGCAGTCACAGTACCTGAAGAGTCTGGACAACCTGGTGAGGCGAGGACACCACGTGCTTGTTGATGTGGACGTCAATCTTAAAAGTCTTATTGGCTTAGACTTCTCGCAGGAAG GTCAGTGTGACTTCTACATATCAAGAGACGGCTTCTTACCGTATTCCGCTGTCATGATCTTCCAAAAGACGAGTCCGCTCACCCAGTCGTTCAACAAAAGGCAAGGGGTCGCATCTTGTCAAACACATAATGCCTAG